In the genome of Mogibacterium neglectum, the window GGAGCAGATAAATCTAAATTCCAGTATTATGTAATAGATGGCATAGTCTATTCATCTAACATAGAGATGTTCTATTGCAAGACGATAGATATAGGATTTAGGAACAGTGATCATAATCCTGTAGTCGCTGAGATTAAGCTAAAATAAAGGAGGTTACAATGTTACTACTCGATGAACGAGACATAAGGAAAGTGTTCGATATGAATGATGCGATAGATTCAAATATCGAGGCATATAAGATTTTTTCTAGTGGAAATGCAGTTGTGCCGCTTCGTCAAGTTATCGCTGCTGATGAAGGAAGAGGTAACTTTGCATTTATGCCAGCATATAGCTCAAGGCTTGGAGCTGCAGGTATCAAAATTGTAAATATTTTTCCCGGCAACAGAGAATTTGGTGAGGCAACGACCATCGGGCAAGTGCTTCTCATGGATGATAAAAATGGGAAAGTGTTAGCGCTTATGGATGGAAGCTTCATTACTAAATTTCGTACGGGAGCAGCAACAGGTGCAGCATTCAAGCTTTTTGCAAGAAAAGATGCGAAGATTGGTTGCCTAATTGGTACTGGTGGACAAGCCGACTGTCAGCTTGAGGCTATGCTGACAGCATGCAATCTAGATGAAGTTAGGATTGTGGCTAGAGATTATGTTAAAACTGAAAAGTTCGTTGCTGAGATGACTGAGAGGTTTAAGAGTAGCAAAACTAATCTACTGGCATTTGATGATGCAGATGAAGCAGTAGATGGAGCCGATGTCATAGTAGTAGTGACTGTTTCTACAGAACCAGTATTCGATGGAAATAGAGTAAAGAAGGGTGCCGTGGTAAGCGGTGTGGGATCGTATACAGCCGAGATGAATGAGATAGATCCAGAGTTGTTTAAGTTAGCGGACAAGATATATTTTGATTCTAAAGATGCTTGTATCGCTGAATCAGCAGATATTCAAATCCCTCTTAGAAAAGGATTGGTCTCAGCGGAAGAACTTACAGGAGATATAGGAGAATTTGCGCTTGGAGAAATTGTTGGCAGGGAGACTGATGATGAAATTATCATATTTAAGAATGTAGGGCTTGGAATCCTTGACCTTGTAATTGCAAAGCTAATCTATGAAAAAGCGAAAAATAGAGAAATTGGATATCAATGGGGATAATTTATAAATAAAATAGTAAATATTACAATAACCAAACTGTGGCAGACACTAAGTTTGTGAAAATGTACAAATGAATTGTTGACAATTGAAATACAGTCTACTATAATCATCTTGTAAGTAAGTGAAAAGGGTTGAAATACAGATTTTTAGTATCGGGAATAGGGGAGTTCTTGATACATCTGAAAACGTTCGTTTTAGCCATTGCGAACAAAGCCGAAGGAATAGCCTTCGGCTTATTTATTTGGTGACAATTTACTCATTTCATTGCCATACTTTTGGCACTAATATATAATTAATGTTTGGAGGCATTATGACGAATTTTATTGAAGTAAAAGACTTAGTTTATAAGTACTCTAAGGAGCAGGGTGATGATAATCTATGCCCTGCGATTGATCATGTTTCAATTGAAATTTCACGTGGTGAATACATTGCTGTTGCCGGGTCTAATGGTTCTGGAAAATCCACACTAGCAAGATGCCTTAACGGGCTTTTACTACCAACTGAGGGAGAAATCCTGGTTGATGGAATGGATACGAGTGACGATGAGTGCATTTGGGATATCAGAAAGAAAATAGGTATGGTATTTCAAAATCCCGACAATCAAATTGTGTCGTCTATGGTTGAGGATGAGGTAGCATTTGGTCCTGAAAACATAGGGGTGGAGAATCCAGAACTCAGAAAAAGAGTAGATAATGCACTGAAAGCAGTCGGTATGTACGAATACAGAAATCGCGAAGCGCACAAACTCTCTGGAGGACAGAAGCAGCGAATTGCAATCGCTGGAGCCGTGGCTATGAGACCGGATTGTATAGTGTTAGATGAACCCACTGCAATGCTTGACCCCAAAGGGCGCAGTCAAGTTATGAAGGTAATCAGAGAGCTCAATGAGCAGGGAATTACGATTATTTTAATTACACACTTTATGGAAGAGGTTGCAGAAGCAGATCGAGTGCTAGTCATGAAATCTGGAAAGCTCCTCAGAGACAGTGCGCCGGAAGACGTATTTGCAGATACGAAACTTATCGAATCAGCAGGATTAGAGATTCCAGCCGCTGTTTTGCTGAGAAATGAACTTATTAAAAATGGAATTAATCTATCTCAAGAGATTATAAGTAAGGATGATTTGGTGGACGCATTATGTCAATAATTGCAAGACATCTAACACATATATATTCAAAAGGACTCCCCGGTGAGACAGTTGCACTTGATGATATTTCGTTTGAGGTTTCTGATGGAGAATGCATAGGTATAATTGGACATACTGGCTCTGGAAAGTCGACGCTCCTTCAGCATCTTAACGGGCTGCTGAAGCCTCATTCGGGAGAGATAATTGTCTCCGATATGAATATCGGAGATGGATCTGTCAAGAAAGTTGATATTAGTAGGAATGTGGGACTCGTCTTTCAGTATCCTGAGTATCAGCTCTTTGAGGAAACTGTTGCAAAAGATGTGGCATTTGGCCCAAGAAACCTTGGTGTGCCCGAAGAAGAGATTGATGACGTTGTAAGGGAGTCTATCGAACTACTCGGCCTCGATTATGATGCCGTCGCAGAAAAGTCGCCTTTTGAGCTATCAGGTGGGCAGAAGCGCAGAGTTGCCATCGCTGGTGTACTAGCGATGAAACCAAAGGTTCTTATATTAGATGAACCAACGGCAGGACTCGATCCCGCATCCAAGCGTGACATGCTTGAAGTAATTAAGAGGCTGAGACAGGAAAGAAACCTAATTGTGGCATTCGTCTCGCATAATATGAAAGATATAGCTGAACTTTCTGACCGCATCATCGTCATGAATGACGGAAGGCTTGTGATGAACGGAAGCCCTAATGAAGTATTTGCAAGGGCTAGCGAACTAAAGAGTATGGGGCTTAGTGTACCGCCAGTGACAGAGATTCTATACGAAGTGTCGGAAAAGCTTGGGCTTGAGTTCAAGCCAATTTTTGAAGAGAGAGAAGCTGCGAAGTATATAGCAGAGCGATTAAAGGAGAGGCGAAGATAGTATGATTAAAGACATAACACTTGGTCAGTATTATCCGGTTGAATCTCCGATTCATAGGCTGGAGGCACGCACTAAGGTACTCGGGGTCTTTGCGTACCTCGTAGGGCTTTTTCTGGTAAATAGACTGTGGGGGTTCGTAATTGCTGCGTTAGCTGTTGGAACTGTGATAAGGCTGTCAAATGTTCCGTTCTCATACATGGTGAGAGGACTAAAGGCTATAGTGCTTATTATTGCATTCACTATGGTTCTTAACATATTCATGATGGATGGGACTATCCTGTGGCAGTGGAAATTCCTGAGGATTACATATGAGGGACTATATAGAGCTGCATTTATGGGTATAAGGCTTGTATTGCTGATTATAGGCACTTCGCTCCTAACCTTCTGCACTAAACCGACTGAATTAACAGATGGGATTGAGAAGCTACTTAGTCCATTCTCTAAGCTAGGTCTGCCTGCACATGAGATTGCCCTGATGATGACAATTGCGCTCAGATTCATCCCTGTATTAATGGATGAAGCAGATAAAATCATGAAGGCGCAGCAATCGAGAGGTGCGGACTTTGAATCTGGGAACATTATCCAGAGAGCCAAGAGTATGATTCCAATAATAGTGCCGCTCTTCGTGAGTTCATTTAGGATTGCAGGAGACCTTGCTCTAGCTATGGAAGCAAGATGCTACCGGGGAGGTGATGGCAGGACGAAGCTTAATGAGACTAGATTCGAGAAGCGTGATGCTGTAGCTGCTATACTGATGATTATTTTCATTGTGGTGCTTGTTGCCAGTAGATTTTTAAACATATAATCTATAAAAAATAGGAGAATGTATGAGACAGAGAAAAGTAAAAAACCTGGAAGAGAAATATGCCAAATTCGAAGACATATTGGTATATAATCCAGAAGAAATACGCGGGAAATGGGCAAAACGCGCTGGTGATAGCAAAGGAATTTACATGGAGGTTGGCTGCGGCAAGGGCAGGTTCATCTCACAGCTAGCTTCTCGTGAGCCAGAAAATTTCTTCATTGCAGTTGAAGGTCACAAGAGCGTACTTCTGCGCGCAATGGAAAAAGTTCATGAGCTTGAGCTGAAAAATGTCGTATTTATACCAGAGTTTATCGAGAATCTGCACGAATGGTTTGTTGATAGCGAACTTGACGGAATTTACCTTAACTTTAGTGATCCCCTTCCTAAGAATTATTCAGCGAAGAAGAGGCTTACATACCGAGGAAAACTCAAACAGTATTTTGATGTACTTAAAGAAGATGGTGTTGTTAGGTTCAAGACTGACAATACTGATTTGTTTAATTATTCCGTAAATGAGGTGATTGCATCTAATCTAAGAATTCGAGAGTTTACTAGAGATTTACACGCTTCACCCTATAATGAAGATAATATTATGACTGAATATGAGGAGAAGTTTAGCGACAAGGGATTTAAGATCAAGATGATGGAGATTGGTCGCATACGAAAGAAAGGTGAAAAGATGAGTTTAGCAGCACTTAATGGCAGGGAGATTCCAGAGCAGGATAAGGTGTTCGGAATTAGTGGCAGAGCGAAAGCAGCTATAAAGGCGAAAGGGCACGATAATGTTGCAAATGCAACCATTGGTGCCTTGCTAGACGATGACGGAAATCTAATCGTGCTATCTTCTGTAGATGAGGCGGTAAAGAGTCTTGAACCATCGCAATACGCCGAGTATGCTCCGATTGCAGGAATCCCAGGATTTAAGGAGGCAGCGATAAAGGCGGCTCTAGGTAGTTATGAAACATCTAGGCACATAGGAATAGTTTCAACGCTAGGTGGTACAGGTTCGCTTAGAAATGCCATAGCGAATTATTCGTGCCCAGGTGATAAGATTCTGACTCATAACTGGTGCTGGCCAAATTACAAGAACATTGCGGCAGAGCAGGGACGCGGTTTTGAGACTTTTGAAATGTTCGATGATGATGGTAAATTTAATCTAG includes:
- a CDS encoding ornithine cyclodeaminase family protein, with amino-acid sequence MLLLDERDIRKVFDMNDAIDSNIEAYKIFSSGNAVVPLRQVIAADEGRGNFAFMPAYSSRLGAAGIKIVNIFPGNREFGEATTIGQVLLMDDKNGKVLALMDGSFITKFRTGAATGAAFKLFARKDAKIGCLIGTGGQADCQLEAMLTACNLDEVRIVARDYVKTEKFVAEMTERFKSSKTNLLAFDDADEAVDGADVIVVVTVSTEPVFDGNRVKKGAVVSGVGSYTAEMNEIDPELFKLADKIYFDSKDACIAESADIQIPLRKGLVSAEELTGDIGEFALGEIVGRETDDEIIIFKNVGLGILDLVIAKLIYEKAKNREIGYQWG
- the trmB gene encoding tRNA (guanosine(46)-N7)-methyltransferase TrmB; translated protein: MRQRKVKNLEEKYAKFEDILVYNPEEIRGKWAKRAGDSKGIYMEVGCGKGRFISQLASREPENFFIAVEGHKSVLLRAMEKVHELELKNVVFIPEFIENLHEWFVDSELDGIYLNFSDPLPKNYSAKKRLTYRGKLKQYFDVLKEDGVVRFKTDNTDLFNYSVNEVIASNLRIREFTRDLHASPYNEDNIMTEYEEKFSDKGFKIKMMEIGRIRKKGEKMSLAALNGREIPEQDKVFGISGRAKAAIKAKGHDNVANATIGALLDDDGNLIVLSSVDEAVKSLEPSQYAEYAPIAGIPGFKEAAIKAALGSYETSRHIGIVSTLGGTGSLRNAIANYSCPGDKILTHNWCWPNYKNIAAEQGRGFETFEMFDDDGKFNLADFEYKVSKLLRVQDRLVLILNTPANNPTGYSLSLDEWKSVIEILDNVPYEKVVALVVDIAYIDFAGDEKNVREFIPELEKLKSNVLPLLAYSTSKTFTFYGFRCAALICLADSEEIADEFVKVCSYSSRSTWSNSPRGPQEAIAKIYSDKELLAKVDEERKEFRDMLLARGRAFEEEAKKVNLKIVPFRAGFFVSVPYENPDALSAKLEESDVYCVPMDKGVRVSIASISEAKCRKLPAIIKGALESL
- a CDS encoding energy-coupling factor transporter ATPase; its protein translation is MTNFIEVKDLVYKYSKEQGDDNLCPAIDHVSIEISRGEYIAVAGSNGSGKSTLARCLNGLLLPTEGEILVDGMDTSDDECIWDIRKKIGMVFQNPDNQIVSSMVEDEVAFGPENIGVENPELRKRVDNALKAVGMYEYRNREAHKLSGGQKQRIAIAGAVAMRPDCIVLDEPTAMLDPKGRSQVMKVIRELNEQGITIILITHFMEEVAEADRVLVMKSGKLLRDSAPEDVFADTKLIESAGLEIPAAVLLRNELIKNGINLSQEIISKDDLVDALCQ
- a CDS encoding energy-coupling factor transporter ATPase produces the protein MSIIARHLTHIYSKGLPGETVALDDISFEVSDGECIGIIGHTGSGKSTLLQHLNGLLKPHSGEIIVSDMNIGDGSVKKVDISRNVGLVFQYPEYQLFEETVAKDVAFGPRNLGVPEEEIDDVVRESIELLGLDYDAVAEKSPFELSGGQKRRVAIAGVLAMKPKVLILDEPTAGLDPASKRDMLEVIKRLRQERNLIVAFVSHNMKDIAELSDRIIVMNDGRLVMNGSPNEVFARASELKSMGLSVPPVTEILYEVSEKLGLEFKPIFEEREAAKYIAERLKERRR
- a CDS encoding energy-coupling factor transporter transmembrane component T family protein, yielding MIKDITLGQYYPVESPIHRLEARTKVLGVFAYLVGLFLVNRLWGFVIAALAVGTVIRLSNVPFSYMVRGLKAIVLIIAFTMVLNIFMMDGTILWQWKFLRITYEGLYRAAFMGIRLVLLIIGTSLLTFCTKPTELTDGIEKLLSPFSKLGLPAHEIALMMTIALRFIPVLMDEADKIMKAQQSRGADFESGNIIQRAKSMIPIIVPLFVSSFRIAGDLALAMEARCYRGGDGRTKLNETRFEKRDAVAAILMIIFIVVLVASRFLNI